Proteins from one Loktanella sp. M215 genomic window:
- a CDS encoding Zn-dependent hydrolase, which produces MAAPGENLRINPDRLWDTLMEMAKIGPGVAGGNNRQTLTDADSEGRHLFASWCAKAGLKMGVDTMGNMFARREGTDPDALPVYVGSHLDTQPTGGKYDGVLGVLGGLEVIRSLNDLGIKTKHPIVVTNWTNEEGTRFAPAMLASGVFAGEHTEDWAKARTDADGKTFGDELRRVGWEGDERVGARKMHAFFELHIEQGPILEAEGKQIGVVTHGQGLWWLEVTLTGKAAHTGSTPMNMRVNAGLGMARITEAVHRIAMDHQPAAVGAVGQANVYPNSRNVIPGKAVFTIDFRSPDLAKLTSMREKLEAEAAEIAADLGLEIAIEPVGHFDPVTFDEGCVTAIRDAAERLGYSHMNIVSGAGHDACWMNRLFPTAMVMCPCVDGLSHNEAEEISKEWAAAGTDVLFHAVVETAGIVA; this is translated from the coding sequence ATGGCAGCCCCCGGAGAAAATCTGCGGATCAATCCCGATCGCCTGTGGGATACCTTGATGGAGATGGCCAAGATCGGCCCCGGGGTCGCGGGCGGCAACAACCGCCAGACGCTGACGGATGCCGACAGTGAAGGGCGGCACCTGTTCGCCAGCTGGTGCGCCAAGGCCGGGCTGAAGATGGGCGTCGACACGATGGGCAACATGTTTGCGCGGCGCGAGGGGACGGACCCGGACGCGCTGCCGGTCTACGTCGGATCGCACCTCGATACGCAGCCGACGGGGGGCAAATACGACGGTGTGCTGGGCGTGCTGGGCGGGCTGGAGGTGATCCGGTCGCTGAACGACCTTGGCATCAAGACGAAGCATCCCATCGTCGTCACCAACTGGACGAACGAAGAAGGGACGCGGTTCGCCCCCGCGATGCTGGCGTCGGGTGTGTTCGCAGGAGAGCATACGGAGGACTGGGCCAAGGCGCGCACGGACGCCGACGGCAAGACCTTTGGCGACGAACTGCGCCGCGTCGGCTGGGAAGGTGACGAGCGGGTGGGCGCGCGCAAGATGCACGCCTTTTTCGAGCTGCACATCGAACAGGGGCCGATTCTGGAGGCCGAGGGCAAGCAGATCGGTGTCGTCACCCACGGGCAGGGCCTGTGGTGGCTGGAGGTGACGCTGACCGGCAAGGCCGCGCATACCGGGTCCACGCCCATGAACATGCGGGTCAATGCGGGGCTGGGCATGGCGCGGATCACCGAAGCGGTGCACCGGATCGCGATGGATCACCAGCCCGCCGCCGTGGGGGCCGTGGGGCAGGCCAACGTCTATCCGAACTCGCGCAACGTGATTCCCGGCAAGGCGGTGTTCACCATCGACTTCCGTTCGCCGGACCTCGCGAAGCTGACGTCGATGCGCGAAAAGCTGGAGGCGGAGGCGGCGGAGATTGCCGCCGATCTGGGGTTGGAGATTGCGATCGAACCCGTTGGGCATTTCGACCCCGTCACCTTTGACGAAGGCTGCGTGACCGCGATCCGGGACGCGGCGGAGCGGCTGGGGTATTCCCACATGAACATCGTGTCCGGCGCGGGCCACGACGCCTGTTGGATGAACCGGCTGTTTCCGACGGCGATGGTGATGTGCCCCTGCGTGGACGGGCTGAGCCACAATGAGGCGGAAGAGATCTCGAAAGAGTGGGCCGCGGCGGGGACGGATGTGCTGTTCCAT
- a CDS encoding TetR family transcriptional regulator C-terminal domain-containing protein codes for MTEAPPLTRIQTRNRAAILSGGLDAFSSAGFKGATLDQIAEAAGLSKPNLLYYFPSKDAIYTALLEGLLDTWLDPLHALDADGDPVAEILAYAHRKLLMSRDYPRESRLFANEILAGAPQIGAVLSGPLRTLVDEKAQVLRGWMDAGRIRPSDPHHLIFSIWALTQHYADFDVQVRAVLGDADPFTGAERFIDQLFRSVLEPAKDAPL; via the coding sequence ATGACCGAGGCCCCGCCGTTGACCCGCATCCAGACCCGCAACCGCGCGGCGATCCTGTCCGGTGGCCTCGACGCCTTCTCGTCTGCGGGCTTCAAGGGCGCGACCCTCGACCAGATCGCCGAGGCCGCGGGCCTGTCGAAACCCAACCTGCTCTATTACTTCCCCTCCAAGGACGCGATCTACACGGCCCTGCTGGAAGGGTTGCTGGACACATGGCTCGACCCGCTGCACGCACTGGACGCCGACGGCGACCCCGTGGCCGAAATCCTCGCCTACGCCCACCGCAAGCTGTTGATGAGCCGCGATTATCCCCGCGAAAGCCGCCTTTTCGCCAACGAGATCCTCGCCGGTGCACCGCAGATCGGCGCGGTCCTGTCCGGCCCCCTGCGCACCCTTGTCGACGAAAAGGCGCAGGTCCTGCGCGGCTGGATGGACGCGGGGCGGATCAGGCCCAGTGACCCCCATCACCTGATCTTCTCGATCTGGGCGCTGACCCAGCATTACGCCGATTTCGACGTGCAGGTGCGCGCGGTGCTGGGCGACGCGGACCCGTTCACCGGGGCCGAACGCTTTATCGACCAGCTGTTCCGCAGCGTTCTGGAACCCGCAAAAGACGCGCCCTTGTAA
- a CDS encoding potassium transporter Kup, with translation MSPVHAGPSGYAAKPASTLALAVGSVGVVYGDIGTSPLYALREGLAAATRGSEAQAGDVLGIVSLLLWLLILIATFKYVVLILRADNRGEGGTLSLLALGQRALGKKRALLMLGIIGTSLFFGDAMITPAISVLSAVEGVTLIVPSFGPYVIPVTIGILIALFAAQRRGTEGISRLFGPIMLVWFAMLAIMGLIHIADDPHILGAFSPVPGLRFLLTHGASALPVLGSVFLAITGAEALYADMGHFGRKPIRLAWVFVVFPALALSYLGQGALVLSDPSAARDPFFLMAPEWALPVLVAFATVATVIASQAVITGAFSVAHQAVQLGLLPRMEVHHTSETQLGQIYIPRMNAILLMCVVVLVLAFGSSANLATAYGIAVTGEMLVTTILAFVVYRYLWKWSVPLALAMLAPLAVIEIGLFTANMTKFFQGGYLPLTVAALLIVIMVTWVRGNHIVQDKSRSESIPLSTLIMSLEGSENLRHVRGTAMFLTAEPVVAPPALLHNLKHNQVLHDRNYIVTVTTTNAPYVLPADQVVTETITDAFTRVFVTFGYMDDPNVPRALAMARKLGVKFEIMSTSFFINRRSFKMAENGVMPGWQQRLYTAMTKTASNAPAYYHLPPNRVIELGQQIVI, from the coding sequence ATGTCCCCTGTCCACGCCGGCCCGTCCGGTTATGCTGCCAAACCCGCCAGCACCCTTGCCCTTGCGGTCGGGTCGGTGGGTGTCGTCTACGGCGATATCGGCACAAGTCCCCTTTACGCCCTGCGCGAAGGTCTGGCCGCCGCGACCCGCGGCAGCGAGGCGCAGGCCGGTGACGTGCTGGGCATCGTGTCCCTGCTGCTGTGGCTGCTGATCCTGATCGCGACCTTCAAATACGTCGTCCTGATCCTGCGCGCCGACAACCGGGGCGAAGGCGGCACCCTGTCCCTGCTGGCGCTGGGCCAGCGCGCGCTGGGGAAAAAGCGCGCGCTCCTGATGCTGGGCATCATCGGTACATCGCTCTTTTTCGGCGACGCGATGATCACGCCCGCGATTTCCGTGCTCTCGGCGGTCGAGGGCGTCACGCTGATCGTCCCCTCCTTCGGCCCCTACGTCATTCCCGTCACCATCGGCATCCTGATCGCCCTGTTCGCCGCCCAACGCCGCGGCACCGAAGGCATCAGCCGCCTGTTCGGCCCGATCATGCTGGTGTGGTTCGCGATGCTGGCGATCATGGGCCTGATCCACATCGCCGACGATCCGCATATCCTGGGCGCGTTCAGCCCGGTGCCGGGATTGCGCTTCCTGCTGACCCACGGCGCCTCCGCCCTGCCCGTCCTGGGCTCCGTCTTCCTCGCGATCACCGGGGCAGAGGCGCTTTATGCCGATATGGGTCACTTCGGGCGCAAGCCGATCCGCCTCGCCTGGGTCTTCGTCGTGTTTCCGGCCCTTGCGCTGTCCTATCTGGGTCAGGGCGCGCTGGTGCTGTCCGACCCCTCCGCCGCACGCGATCCGTTCTTTCTGATGGCCCCCGAATGGGCGCTGCCGGTCCTCGTGGCCTTCGCCACCGTCGCCACGGTCATCGCCTCGCAGGCCGTCATCACCGGCGCCTTCTCTGTCGCGCATCAGGCGGTTCAACTGGGCCTGCTGCCACGGATGGAGGTGCACCACACCTCTGAAACCCAACTGGGCCAGATCTACATCCCGCGGATGAACGCGATCCTGCTGATGTGCGTCGTGGTCCTCGTGCTGGCCTTCGGGTCCTCCGCAAACCTCGCCACCGCCTACGGCATCGCCGTGACCGGAGAGATGCTGGTCACCACCATCCTCGCCTTCGTCGTCTACCGCTACCTGTGGAAATGGTCGGTCCCGCTGGCGCTGGCCATGCTCGCCCCCCTCGCCGTGATCGAAATCGGCCTCTTTACCGCCAACATGACCAAGTTCTTTCAAGGCGGCTACCTGCCGCTGACCGTCGCCGCGCTGCTGATCGTCATCATGGTGACATGGGTGCGCGGCAACCACATCGTGCAGGACAAGTCGCGGTCGGAATCCATCCCGCTGTCCACGCTGATCATGTCGCTGGAAGGATCCGAAAACCTGCGCCACGTGCGCGGCACGGCCATGTTCCTGACGGCGGAACCGGTCGTCGCGCCGCCCGCCCTGCTGCACAACCTCAAGCACAATCAGGTGCTGCACGACCGCAACTACATCGTGACGGTCACCACGACGAACGCCCCCTACGTCCTGCCCGCCGATCAGGTCGTGACCGAGACGATCACCGACGCCTTCACCCGCGTCTTTGTCACCTTCGGCTACATGGACGACCCCAACGTGCCGCGCGCGCTGGCGATGGCCCGCAAACTCGGCGTGAAGTTCGAGATCATGTCGACCTCGTTCTTCATCAACCGCCGCAGCTTCAAGATGGCCGAAAACGGCGTCATGCCCGGATGGCAGCAGCGGCTGTATACGGCGATGACCAAGACCGCCTCCAACGCGCCCGCCTATTACCACCTGCCGCCGAACCGCGTCATCGAACTGGGTCAGCAGATCGTCATCTGA
- a CDS encoding flavodoxin reductase, which yields MTHTLTITALSPVTHDTWHLVCDRPAGFDFKAGQATHMALDKDGWRDEDRPFTMTSQPEDAAVEFVIKSYPDHDGVTEQIPDLKPGDAFIAEDPAGAITDHGTGVFLAAGAGVTPFIALLDKHAKEGVTGDHLLFANKTDRDIILKDKWDAMDGLRAIYVISDQPDTDHIKGQIDREMLQDLLSDLDQTFYICGPGPFVDAMRDALTDLSVPKDKLVIENGW from the coding sequence ATGACCCATACGCTCACGATCACCGCGCTGTCCCCCGTCACCCACGACACATGGCATCTGGTCTGCGACCGCCCCGCAGGTTTTGACTTCAAGGCCGGTCAGGCGACGCACATGGCGCTGGACAAGGATGGCTGGCGGGACGAGGACCGCCCCTTCACCATGACGTCCCAGCCCGAGGATGCGGCCGTGGAATTCGTCATCAAGTCCTACCCGGACCACGACGGCGTCACCGAACAGATCCCCGACCTGAAACCCGGCGACGCCTTCATCGCCGAAGATCCCGCCGGCGCGATCACCGACCACGGTACGGGCGTGTTTCTGGCCGCAGGAGCCGGCGTGACCCCCTTCATTGCGCTGCTGGACAAGCATGCCAAGGAGGGTGTGACCGGCGATCATCTGCTGTTCGCCAACAAGACCGACCGTGACATCATCCTCAAGGACAAGTGGGACGCGATGGACGGGCTGCGCGCCATCTATGTCATCAGCGACCAGCCGGACACCGACCACATCAAGGGCCAGATCGACCGCGAAATGCTGCAGGATCTGCTCAGCGATCTCGACCAGACGTTCTACATCTGCGGCCCCGGCCCGTTTGTCGATGCGATGCGCGACGCGCTGACCGATCTGAGCGTGCCGAAGGACAAGCTGGTCATTGAAAACGGCTGGTAA
- a CDS encoding amidase gives MTDPITEADIAATERMLGLAYTAQERAQMVGNLDGQRDLAVARRAVRLDNATPTATRFDPRLPDFAMPHGMDALHLSPVTAALPDNAEDIAFAPLTHLSHWIRTRQITSRALTDLYLDRIATLNPRLECYATVTADLARAEADAMDSLTSAGIWLGPLHGIPYGLKDLFDTRGITTGWGAEPYAHRIPDTDATVTRKLRAAGAVLLGKTTLGALAYNDLWYGGWTRNPWNLNEGSSGSSAGSASATAAGLCGFSIGTETLGSITSPSQRCGTTGLRPTFGRVSRAGGMTLSGSLDKVGPICRSVEDTALVLAAINGGDPADRGSIAAPFHFDAQATISGMTLGYLPAAFEEGATDIDRAALDAARTLGITVKEVTLEDLPYASLMAILYAEAAAAFEDLTLSDADDTLRWQDEGAWPNTMRKARFLSAVDHVQADRLRYRVMQALGDTMGQVDALIGPFQTGPMLVASNFTGHPCLHLRAGFSDLATRSRGTLDNRTPEATGATTFTVPQGISLWGQLFDEGPLLTLGMALESKLDVASRRPTFPQ, from the coding sequence ATGACCGACCCCATTACCGAAGCCGACATCGCCGCGACCGAGCGGATGCTGGGTCTGGCCTATACCGCGCAGGAACGCGCGCAGATGGTCGGCAATCTGGACGGACAGCGCGATCTCGCCGTGGCCCGCCGCGCCGTAAGGCTCGATAACGCCACGCCCACCGCCACCCGTTTCGATCCCCGCCTGCCCGATTTCGCGATGCCGCACGGCATGGACGCGCTGCACCTGTCGCCCGTCACCGCCGCCCTGCCCGACAACGCCGAAGATATCGCCTTCGCGCCCCTGACCCACCTCTCGCACTGGATCAGAACCCGCCAGATCACCAGCCGCGCGCTGACCGACCTCTACCTCGACCGCATCGCCACCCTGAACCCCCGGCTGGAATGCTACGCCACCGTCACCGCCGATCTGGCAAGGGCCGAGGCGGACGCGATGGACAGCCTGACCTCTGCCGGCATCTGGCTCGGCCCCCTGCACGGCATCCCCTACGGGCTGAAGGATCTGTTCGACACCCGCGGCATCACCACCGGCTGGGGCGCCGAACCCTATGCCCACCGCATCCCCGACACAGACGCCACCGTCACCCGCAAGCTGCGCGCAGCGGGCGCGGTCCTGCTGGGCAAGACGACGCTGGGCGCGCTGGCCTACAACGACCTGTGGTATGGCGGCTGGACCCGCAACCCTTGGAACCTGAACGAAGGCTCCTCAGGCTCCTCCGCCGGATCCGCCTCGGCCACCGCCGCGGGCCTCTGCGGGTTTTCCATCGGAACGGAAACCCTCGGCTCCATCACCTCGCCGTCGCAGCGCTGCGGCACCACCGGTCTGCGCCCGACCTTCGGCCGGGTCAGCCGCGCAGGCGGCATGACGCTCTCCGGCTCGCTCGACAAGGTCGGCCCGATCTGCCGCTCGGTGGAGGATACGGCCCTGGTCCTCGCCGCGATCAACGGCGGCGATCCCGCCGACCGCGGCTCCATCGCCGCCCCCTTCCACTTCGACGCGCAGGCCACCATCTCCGGCATGACCCTCGGCTACCTGCCCGCGGCGTTCGAAGAGGGCGCCACCGACATCGACCGCGCCGCCCTCGACGCCGCCCGGACCCTTGGCATCACGGTGAAGGAGGTCACGCTGGAGGACCTGCCCTACGCCTCGCTCATGGCCATCCTCTACGCCGAAGCCGCCGCCGCCTTCGAGGATCTGACCCTGTCGGACGCCGACGACACCCTGCGCTGGCAGGACGAGGGCGCCTGGCCCAACACGATGCGCAAGGCGCGCTTCCTCTCCGCCGTCGACCACGTGCAGGCCGACCGCCTGCGCTACCGCGTGATGCAGGCGCTGGGCGACACCATGGGACAGGTCGACGCGCTGATCGGCCCGTTCCAGACCGGCCCGATGCTGGTCGCCTCGAACTTCACCGGCCACCCCTGCCTGCACCTGCGCGCAGGGTTCTCCGACTTGGCCACACGCAGCCGCGGCACCCTCGACAACCGCACGCCAGAGGCCACGGGCGCCACCACCTTCACCGTGCCGCAGGGCATCTCCCTGTGGGGGCAACTCTTCGACGAAGGCCCCCTGCTGACCCTCGGCATGGCGCTGGAATCAAAACTCGACGTCGCCAGCCGCCGCCCGACCTTTCCGCAATAA
- a CDS encoding M20 aminoacylase family protein, with product MPIRNRISDLHADVTAWRRDFHMNPELLYDTHRTSGIVADKLRAFGCDEVVTGMGRTGVVGLIRGKSNASGKTVALRADMDALPIFEATGADHASTVPGKMHACGHDGHTAMLLGAAQYLAETRNFDGTVAVVFQPAEEGGAGALEMVQDGLIDRFGISEIYGMHNSPLLPEGAFAIRPGPFYAAVDLFEITLTGKGGHAARPNNCIDTTLAGAALVMNLQQIVSRNTDPQQAAVVTVTSFRTESDAFNVIPETVTLRGTVRTFDAAVRKNIEDRIKSIAALTAETYGARAAVDWPEDGYPVMANHAEETDFAAAAARAVAGDCNTEAPRTTGGEDFAYMLNACPGAYIQIGNGPSKGLHHPEYDFNDAIIPVGASYWVELAEQRLPA from the coding sequence ATGCCGATCCGCAACCGCATCTCTGACCTGCACGCCGACGTCACCGCATGGCGGCGCGACTTTCACATGAACCCCGAACTGCTTTACGACACGCACCGCACCTCTGGCATCGTCGCTGACAAGCTGCGCGCCTTCGGCTGTGACGAGGTCGTGACCGGCATGGGCCGCACCGGTGTCGTCGGCCTGATCCGCGGCAAGTCCAACGCGTCGGGCAAGACCGTGGCGCTGCGCGCCGACATGGACGCCTTGCCCATCTTCGAGGCGACGGGAGCGGACCACGCCTCGACCGTCCCCGGTAAGATGCACGCCTGCGGCCACGACGGCCACACGGCGATGCTGCTGGGTGCTGCGCAATATCTGGCCGAGACCCGCAATTTCGACGGCACCGTCGCCGTCGTCTTTCAACCCGCCGAAGAAGGCGGCGCCGGTGCGCTGGAAATGGTGCAGGACGGCCTCATCGACCGCTTCGGCATCTCCGAGATCTACGGGATGCACAATTCCCCCCTGCTGCCCGAAGGCGCCTTTGCCATCCGCCCCGGCCCCTTCTACGCCGCCGTCGACCTGTTCGAGATCACACTGACCGGCAAGGGCGGCCACGCGGCACGGCCCAACAACTGCATCGACACGACGCTGGCGGGGGCGGCGCTGGTGATGAACCTGCAGCAGATCGTGTCCCGCAACACCGACCCGCAGCAGGCCGCCGTGGTCACGGTGACGTCGTTCCGCACGGAATCCGACGCCTTCAACGTGATCCCCGAAACCGTCACCCTGCGCGGCACGGTCCGCACCTTTGACGCCGCCGTGCGCAAGAATATCGAGGACCGGATCAAGTCCATCGCAGCCCTCACCGCCGAAACTTACGGCGCACGCGCCGCCGTCGACTGGCCCGAAGACGGCTACCCGGTCATGGCCAACCACGCCGAAGAAACCGATTTCGCCGCCGCCGCCGCCCGCGCGGTCGCAGGCGACTGCAACACCGAGGCGCCCCGCACTACCGGCGGAGAGGACTTCGCCTATATGCTGAATGCCTGCCCCGGCGCCTACATCCAGATCGGCAACGGCCCCTCCAAGGGCCTCCACCACCCGGAATACGACTTCAACGATGCGATCATCCCCGTCGGCGCGTCCTACTGGGTCGAACTCGCTGAACAAAGGCTGCCCGCATGA
- a CDS encoding acetamidase/formamidase family protein, giving the protein MTILNAGPDTCHWGFFDATLPPAVTIQSGEEVTIHTVSGGPQMLPGDGFHVPPELYAIHDKGETMRGHILTGPVAVEGAMPGDVLQVDILDVQLRQDWGYNVIRPLAGTLPYDFEESHLTILPLDADRGIATMPWGLELPLAPFFGVMGVAPPPNWGRISTIEPRRHGGNIDNKELVAGTTLYLPVHAPGALFSCGDGHGAQGDGEVCITAIETALTGRFRLTLRRDLALSYPQAETPTHVITMGMDPDLERCTEMALRDMIALVSDRAGITRAQAYMLCSLAGDLHITQTVNGCKGVHMMMAKALLGT; this is encoded by the coding sequence ATGACCATCCTGAACGCCGGTCCCGACACATGCCACTGGGGCTTCTTCGACGCGACACTGCCCCCCGCCGTCACGATCCAAAGCGGCGAGGAGGTTACGATCCACACCGTTTCCGGCGGGCCGCAGATGCTGCCGGGTGACGGGTTCCATGTGCCCCCCGAACTCTACGCCATCCACGACAAGGGCGAGACGATGCGCGGTCACATCCTCACCGGGCCCGTCGCCGTCGAAGGCGCCATGCCCGGCGACGTCCTTCAGGTCGACATCCTTGATGTGCAGCTGCGTCAGGACTGGGGCTACAACGTGATCCGCCCGCTGGCCGGCACGCTGCCCTATGATTTCGAGGAATCCCACCTGACGATCCTGCCGCTGGACGCGGACCGCGGCATTGCCACGATGCCCTGGGGTCTGGAACTGCCCCTCGCCCCGTTCTTCGGTGTCATGGGTGTCGCCCCGCCGCCCAACTGGGGCCGGATTTCCACCATCGAACCCCGCCGTCACGGCGGCAACATCGACAACAAGGAACTGGTCGCTGGCACGACCCTCTACCTGCCCGTCCACGCCCCCGGTGCCCTCTTTTCCTGCGGCGACGGCCACGGCGCGCAGGGCGACGGCGAAGTCTGCATCACCGCGATCGAAACAGCGCTGACCGGCCGCTTCCGCCTGACCCTGCGCCGCGATCTGGCGCTGAGTTATCCGCAGGCGGAAACGCCGACCCATGTCATCACGATGGGCATGGACCCCGACCTTGAACGCTGCACCGAAATGGCCCTGCGCGACATGATCGCGCTGGTGTCGGACCGCGCCGGGATCACCCGGGCGCAGGCCTATATGCTCTGTTCGCTCGCGGGCGACCTGCACATCACGCAGACCGTCAATGGCTGCAAGGGTGTGCACATGATGATGGCCAAGGCGCTGCTGGGCACCTAG